A portion of the Alphaproteobacteria bacterium CG11_big_fil_rev_8_21_14_0_20_39_49 genome contains these proteins:
- a CDS encoding tRNA (guanosine(46)-N7)-methyltransferase TrmB, with amino-acid sequence MIPDKRNNKPAMSDELMRSFGRVQGRKLGKEQQWFVDNILPEVSISVDDEINLPSIFGNQYKEFCIEIGFGKGEHLVGYAKNNPQIGFIGCEPFINGVARLLKYIHEEKTQNIKVLHGDARLLLEKLGAGSIDKIFVLFPDPWPKVRHHKKRIINQGMLGLISGVLKKDGILEVATDHVEYGQWIFEHLEAFEGLKKISVSNSPPSDWVRTNYQAKAEKQGRGAKFLRYMNI; translated from the coding sequence ATGATACCCGACAAGCGAAATAACAAGCCTGCTATGAGTGATGAACTTATGAGGTCGTTCGGTCGTGTACAGGGGCGTAAATTGGGTAAGGAACAACAATGGTTTGTCGATAATATCTTACCTGAAGTTTCAATTAGTGTTGATGATGAAATAAATCTTCCTTCGATATTCGGTAATCAATATAAAGAGTTCTGTATAGAAATCGGCTTCGGCAAAGGGGAGCATCTGGTCGGCTATGCTAAAAATAATCCTCAAATCGGTTTTATCGGGTGCGAGCCTTTTATCAATGGTGTAGCAAGGTTGCTAAAATATATTCACGAAGAGAAAACGCAAAATATCAAGGTGTTGCATGGCGATGCCAGATTGCTGCTTGAAAAGCTTGGGGCAGGTTCTATTGATAAGATATTCGTACTTTTCCCAGACCCGTGGCCAAAGGTCAGGCATCACAAAAAACGTATCATTAATCAGGGTATGCTTGGGCTTATATCAGGTGTTTTGAAAAAAGACGGTATTTTAGAAGTTGCAACCGACCATGTTGAGTACGGGCAGTGGATTTTTGAGCATCTTGAGGCTTTTGAAGGCTTGAAAAAAATAAGTGTTAGTAACAGCCCGCCAAGCGACTGGGTACGCACTAATTATCAGGCAAAAGCAGAAAAACAGGGCAGGGGAGCTAAGTTCTTGCGATATATGAATATATAG
- a CDS encoding cobaltochelatase subunit CobS, whose product MSIVEEMDKPDIKLSVKKTFGIDVDMEVAAFSKRTEFVPDIDEAYCFDKDTTLSILAGFVHNRRVMVQGFHGTGKSSHIEQVAARLNWPCMRINLDGNISRIDLIGRDVIIIEDGKQVTKFNDGIIPWSLKRPVALVFDEYDAARPDVMFVLQRLLEAEGKFTLLDKNEVIRPHPYFRIFSTANTVGLGDVTGLYHGVQPINQGQMDRWNIVATLNYLSKAKELEILFAKAPNLKKDKKKADAMVTMADLTREGFKSGDLSTVMSPRTVITWAENYEIFGDLEKSFCLTFFNKCDESEKFIISEYYQRCFGVELIKSNVAA is encoded by the coding sequence ATGAGCATTGTAGAAGAAATGGACAAGCCCGATATAAAATTATCGGTAAAAAAGACCTTCGGCATTGATGTAGATATGGAAGTTGCGGCTTTTTCTAAAAGAACCGAGTTTGTGCCGGATATTGATGAGGCTTATTGTTTTGATAAAGATACAACGCTTAGTATCCTTGCCGGATTCGTACATAACCGCAGGGTTATGGTACAGGGGTTTCACGGCACGGGTAAATCAAGCCATATTGAACAGGTGGCCGCCCGCCTTAACTGGCCTTGCATGCGTATTAATCTGGACGGTAATATAAGCAGGATAGACCTTATAGGTCGTGATGTTATAATTATTGAAGATGGCAAGCAGGTTACAAAATTCAATGACGGTATAATACCGTGGAGCCTTAAAAGACCTGTGGCACTGGTTTTCGATGAATATGACGCTGCTCGTCCCGATGTGATGTTCGTATTGCAAAGGTTGCTTGAGGCTGAGGGCAAGTTCACCCTTCTTGATAAGAATGAAGTTATAAGACCGCACCCTTATTTTAGGATATTTTCCACCGCCAACACCGTCGGTTTAGGCGATGTAACAGGGCTTTATCATGGTGTGCAGCCTATCAATCAGGGACAGATGGACAGGTGGAACATAGTTGCCACGTTGAATTATCTTTCAAAAGCCAAAGAGCTTGAGATTTTATTTGCTAAAGCTCCCAATCTCAAAAAAGATAAGAAAAAAGCCGATGCAATGGTCACTATGGCAGACCTGACTCGTGAGGGGTTCAAGTCAGGCGATCTTTCAACGGTAATGTCGCCAAGGACGGTAATCACATGGGCGGAAAATTATGAAATATTCGGCGACCTTGAAAAATCTTTCTGCCTGACATTTTTCAATAAATGTGATGAGTCCGAAAAATTCATAATCTCAGAATATTATCAAAGATGCTTTGGTGTGGAATTGATAAAGTCTAATGTAGCCGCCTGA
- the lipA gene encoding lipoyl synthase has translation MKDANNSLKKPDWIKVKAPQSQGFKDTYELARNLKLNTVCEEAACPNIGECWQKKHATFMILGSVCTRACAFCNIKTGRPDLLDPHEPENLATAIAQLQLEHAVITSVDRDDLPDGGAEHFAQCIRAIRKASPNTTIEILTPDFQNKKGALEVVVAAKPDVFNHNIETVPSLYARVRPGAKYFGSLKLLSRVKELDPSMFTKSGIMVGLGEKKQEVVQVMDDFRAAEVDFMTIGQYLQPTPKHAVIDRFVTPDEFKYYERLGRAKGFLMISSSPLTRSSYHAGDDFAKLREARHRQLQ, from the coding sequence ATGAAAGATGCAAATAACAGCTTGAAAAAGCCTGATTGGATAAAGGTAAAAGCACCTCAGTCACAAGGCTTCAAGGATACTTATGAGCTGGCGAGGAACCTGAAATTAAATACCGTTTGTGAGGAAGCTGCCTGCCCCAATATCGGTGAGTGCTGGCAAAAAAAACACGCCACTTTTATGATATTAGGTTCGGTATGTACAAGGGCATGTGCTTTTTGTAACATAAAAACAGGCAGACCCGACCTGCTTGACCCGCATGAGCCTGAAAATCTTGCAACCGCTATCGCCCAACTGCAATTGGAACATGCGGTAATAACGTCAGTTGACAGAGATGACCTGCCCGATGGAGGGGCGGAACATTTTGCACAGTGCATAAGGGCAATTAGAAAAGCTTCGCCAAATACTACTATTGAGATACTCACGCCGGATTTCCAGAATAAAAAAGGTGCGTTAGAGGTTGTAGTTGCAGCAAAGCCCGATGTGTTTAACCATAATATTGAAACAGTCCCCAGCCTTTATGCAAGGGTGCGTCCGGGTGCAAAATATTTCGGTTCATTGAAATTACTCAGCCGTGTTAAGGAGCTTGACCCGTCCATGTTCACTAAATCCGGTATAATGGTCGGATTGGGTGAGAAAAAGCAGGAAGTTGTTCAGGTTATGGACGATTTTAGGGCGGCAGAGGTGGACTTCATGACAATCGGACAATATTTACAGCCTACACCTAAACATGCGGTTATAGACAGATTTGTAACGCCTGATGAGTTTAAATATTATGAACGTCTTGGCAGGGCTAAGGGCTTTTTGATGATATCATCTTCTCCGCTGACACGTTCTTCTTACCATGCCGGTGATGACTTTGCTAAACTAAGGGAAGCAAGACATAGGCAATTACAGTAG
- a CDS encoding ATPase: protein MAKIEGFRIKNFKALKDITMGKLWNTPSTQALTPMTAVIGKNGAGKSSIFDAFGFLSDCLRHGVEEACDLNGRGGFNRIKSQGINEPIEFQIYYKEDSKSRPITYEISISLDRDSRPFVLKERLRQRRQGQSKGWPFSFLILQDGKGLVWKGDVQGVEEDDKTPIDLESLINQMSKKESGETETVELDDYRKLGIATLGALKQHPRISAFRRFIEGWYLSYFTPNAARSLPMAGPQKHLSATGDNIGNVVQFMEREHPKKFQSILNKIAGKIPGIDKISTEKTPDGRLLLCFNDKGFNDPFFSQQMSDGTLKVFAYLLLLEDPDPSQFLCIEEPENGLYHKLLETLAKEFRTHATGRKGGSQIFVTTHQPYFVDALKPDEVWILEKGNDGFSTIRRASDERLVCNMVEEGLPLGSLWYSEYLHRD, encoded by the coding sequence ATGGCAAAAATAGAAGGTTTTAGAATTAAAAATTTTAAGGCACTCAAAGATATAACTATGGGGAAGCTTTGGAATACGCCGAGTACACAAGCCTTAACACCTATGACGGCCGTTATTGGAAAAAACGGTGCGGGAAAAAGCTCTATTTTTGATGCTTTTGGTTTTCTTTCGGATTGTTTGCGGCATGGTGTTGAAGAGGCTTGCGATCTAAATGGTAGAGGTGGTTTTAATAGAATCAAATCGCAGGGAATTAATGAACCGATAGAGTTCCAAATTTACTATAAAGAAGATAGTAAATCCCGTCCTATTACTTATGAAATATCTATTTCTTTAGACAGAGATTCTAGGCCATTCGTATTAAAAGAAAGATTGCGACAAAGAAGGCAAGGACAAAGCAAAGGATGGCCTTTTTCTTTTTTAATTCTTCAAGATGGAAAAGGTCTAGTGTGGAAAGGAGATGTTCAAGGTGTGGAGGAAGATGATAAGACACCTATTGATTTAGAAAGTTTGATCAATCAGATGTCAAAAAAAGAATCAGGCGAAACAGAAACTGTTGAACTTGATGATTATAGAAAACTTGGAATAGCAACTCTTGGAGCATTAAAGCAGCACCCTCGCATTTCTGCATTCAGAAGATTTATTGAAGGGTGGTACTTAAGTTATTTTACTCCTAATGCTGCACGTAGCCTCCCAATGGCAGGTCCACAAAAGCATTTAAGTGCCACAGGTGACAACATTGGTAATGTCGTTCAATTCATGGAGAGGGAGCACCCAAAAAAGTTTCAATCAATACTTAATAAAATTGCAGGTAAAATTCCAGGTATAGATAAAATTAGTACGGAAAAAACTCCAGATGGTCGGTTGCTCTTATGTTTTAATGATAAAGGTTTTAATGATCCGTTTTTCTCACAGCAAATGTCTGACGGAACTTTGAAGGTTTTTGCGTATCTCTTATTACTTGAAGATCCGGATCCTTCACAATTTTTATGTATAGAAGAGCCTGAAAACGGTTTATATCACAAACTACTTGAAACTCTTGCAAAAGAATTTCGCACTCACGCCACCGGTAGAAAAGGTGGTTCACAGATATTTGTGACTACTCATCAGCCATATTTTGTTGATGCACTTAAGCCGGATGAAGTTTGGATTCTCGAAAAAGGTAACGATGGTTTTTCAACGATAAGAAGAGCAAGCGATGAGAGGCTTGTATGCAATATGGTAGAAGAGGGGCTTCCTTTAGGTTCTCTTTGGTATAGCGAATATCTACATAGAGATTAA